Proteins from a genomic interval of Pseudomonas silesiensis:
- a CDS encoding glutamate-5-semialdehyde dehydrogenase, whose product MTESVLDYMTRLGRAAREASRVIGRASTAQKNRALEAAAQALDAARAELIAANELDLAAGRANGLEPALLERLALTPERIDGMIVGLRQVAALPDPVGAIRDMSYRPSGIQVGKMRVPLGVIGIIYESRPNVTIDAASLCLKSGNATILRGGSEAINSNRAIAACIQRGLAEAELPAAVVQVVETTDRAAVGALITLPEYVDVIVPRGGRGLIERISRDARVPVIKHLDGICHVYVSAHADLAKAQRIAFNAKTYRYGICGAMETLLVDQTVAKDFLPAMAAQFREKGVELRGCERTRAIIEAVAATEEDWSTEYLAPILSIRVVEGLGQAIEHINKHGSHHTDSIVSENLADTRRFVAEVDSSSVMINTPTCFADGFEYGLGAEIGISTDKLHARGPVGLEGLTCEKYIVVGDGQLRGQASV is encoded by the coding sequence ATGACTGAGTCCGTTCTTGACTACATGACCCGTTTGGGTCGCGCTGCCCGCGAAGCTTCCCGCGTCATCGGCCGTGCCAGCACTGCGCAAAAAAACCGCGCATTGGAGGCTGCTGCCCAGGCGTTGGACGCTGCTCGCGCCGAGCTGATAGCTGCCAACGAGCTGGATTTGGCGGCTGGCCGCGCCAACGGTCTTGAACCGGCCCTGCTGGAGCGGCTGGCGCTGACCCCGGAACGCATTGACGGCATGATCGTCGGTTTGCGTCAGGTTGCCGCGCTGCCGGATCCGGTCGGGGCGATCCGCGACATGAGTTATCGCCCCTCCGGGATTCAGGTGGGCAAGATGCGTGTGCCCCTGGGTGTGATCGGGATCATCTACGAGTCGCGGCCGAACGTGACCATCGATGCCGCCAGCCTGTGCCTGAAGTCCGGTAACGCGACCATCCTGCGCGGTGGCTCCGAGGCGATTAACTCCAACCGTGCCATTGCCGCCTGCATCCAGCGCGGCCTGGCCGAGGCCGAGCTGCCGGCGGCGGTGGTGCAAGTGGTCGAAACCACCGATCGCGCCGCCGTTGGCGCGCTGATCACCCTGCCTGAATACGTCGACGTCATCGTTCCCCGTGGCGGCCGTGGTCTGATCGAACGGATCAGCCGCGATGCGCGCGTGCCGGTGATCAAGCACCTGGACGGCATCTGCCACGTCTATGTCAGCGCCCATGCGGACCTGGCGAAAGCCCAGCGCATCGCCTTCAACGCCAAGACGTACCGTTATGGCATCTGCGGCGCGATGGAAACGCTGTTGGTGGATCAAACGGTAGCCAAGGATTTTCTGCCGGCCATGGCTGCACAGTTCCGCGAAAAAGGCGTCGAGCTGCGTGGCTGCGAACGAACCCGGGCGATCATCGAGGCGGTTGCTGCAACGGAAGAAGACTGGAGTACCGAATACCTGGCACCGATCCTCTCGATCCGCGTGGTCGAGGGACTGGGTCAAGCCATTGAGCACATTAACAAGCACGGCTCGCATCACACCGATTCGATTGTCAGCGAAAACCTGGCAGACACCCGGCGTTTCGTCGCTGAAGTCGATTCGTCGTCGGTGATGATCAACACCCCGACGTGCTTCGCCGATGGCTTCGAATACGGATTGGGTGCCGAGATCGGCATTTCTACTGATAAGCTGCACGCCCGTGGCCCGGTGGGTCTCGAAGGACTGACCTGCGAGAAGTACATCGTGGTCGGGGATGGTCAGTTGCGCGGCCAGGCGTCGGTCTGA
- the nadD gene encoding nicotinate-nucleotide adenylyltransferase, with translation MLGGTFDPVHIGHLRGALEVAESLALDELRLTPSARPPHRGTPQVSAIDRLAMVECAVAGVAPLVVDARELQRDKPSYTIDTLELMRGELAAHDQVFLLLGWDAFCGLPTWHRWEELLQYCHILVLQRPDADSEPPDALRNLLAARSVSDPLALKGPSGQIAFVWQTPLAVSATQIRQLLASGKSVRFLVPDAVLAYIDAHGLYRASN, from the coding sequence ATGCTGGGCGGGACCTTCGACCCAGTGCACATCGGCCATTTGCGCGGTGCGCTGGAAGTCGCCGAATCGCTGGCGCTCGATGAGCTGCGCCTGACACCCAGTGCCAGGCCGCCTCATCGCGGTACGCCGCAGGTGTCGGCGATAGACCGTCTGGCGATGGTCGAGTGCGCGGTGGCCGGTGTGGCGCCGTTGGTGGTGGATGCCCGCGAATTGCAGCGGGACAAACCGTCCTACACCATTGATACCCTGGAGCTGATGCGTGGCGAACTGGCCGCGCATGACCAGGTTTTTCTACTTTTGGGCTGGGACGCATTTTGCGGCCTGCCCACTTGGCACCGCTGGGAAGAGTTGCTCCAGTATTGCCACATCCTGGTGCTGCAACGCCCGGATGCCGACAGCGAACCGCCGGATGCCTTGCGCAACCTGCTGGCAGCGCGCTCGGTGAGCGACCCGCTGGCCCTCAAAGGGCCGAGCGGACAGATTGCATTCGTCTGGCAGACACCGCTTGCGGTATCCGCCACCCAGATCCGTCAACTGCTGGCCAGCGGTAAGTCGGTACGTTTCCTGGTGCCCGACGCGGTCCTGGCCTACATCGATGCGCACGGACTTTACCGTGCGTCGAACTGA